A region from the Buteo buteo chromosome 19, bButBut1.hap1.1, whole genome shotgun sequence genome encodes:
- the PVALB gene encoding parvalbumin alpha isoform X1, whose protein sequence is MAMTDVLSAEDIKKAVGAFSAAESFNYKKFFEMVGLKKKSPEDVKKVFHILDKDRSGFIEEEELKFVLKGFTPDGRDLSDKETKALLAAGDKDGDGKIGADEFATMVAES, encoded by the exons ATGGCTATGACTGACGTGCTCAGCGCTGAGGATATCAAGAAGGCTGTGGGAGCCTTTTCAG CAGCTGAATCTTTTAACTACAAGAAGTTTTTCGAGATGGTAGGACTGAAAAAGAAGAGCCCAGAAGATGTGAAAAAGGTTTTCCATATTCTTGATAAAGATCGAAGTGGCTTCATTGAAGAGGAAGAATTAAA GTTTGTACTGAAGGGCTTTACCCCAGATGGAAGAGACCTATcagacaaagaaacaaaagcgCTTCTGGCTGCTGGAGATAAGGACGGTGATGGTAAAATCGGCGCTGATG